The following are encoded together in the Onychostoma macrolepis isolate SWU-2019 chromosome 03, ASM1243209v1, whole genome shotgun sequence genome:
- the LOC131537118 gene encoding LOW QUALITY PROTEIN: GTPase IMAP family member 8-like (The sequence of the model RefSeq protein was modified relative to this genomic sequence to represent the inferred CDS: substituted 1 base at 1 genomic stop codon), with translation MVIRLETLPESSVMSSSSPDDPLIRILLMGRNASGKSSSGNTILGERKFTVQTQKKKHEAEVCEGQTQINGKQVAVIDCPDLNKKKLEELKEQLVSQCSAGLSXVLLTVPLVKLVQNEGGILDYIQCLLGPEVQKYIMILFTHEDELEDLDQTIEEHLKHKDHEDLQRLVDECGGKFHCFNNKKKVKGQVEKLLQKIEGMMEENHGIFLMEQMQRNNSMDILNLSFSGQSLPKDPVSE, from the exons ATGGTGATTAGGCTTGAAACACTTCCTG AGAGTTCAGTGATGAGCAGCTCCAGTCCAGATGATCCACTGATCCGGATCCTACTGATGGGCAGAAATGCTTCTGGGAAAAGCTCATCTGGAAACACCATACTGGGAGAAAGAAAGTTTACAGTCCAAACACAGAAAAAGAAACATGAAGCTGAAGTGTGTGAGGGTCAAACACAGATCAATGGGAAGCAGGTTGCTGTGATTGACTGTCCAGATCTGAATAAAAAGAAGCTGGAGGAACTGAAAGAGCAGCTGGTCTCTCAATGTTCAGCAGGTCTCAGTTAAGTTCTGCTCACAGTTCCTCTAGTGAAACTTGTGCAAAATGAAGGAGGGATCCTGGATTATATTCAGTGTTTACTTGGTCCTGAAGTTCAGAAATACATTATGATTCTGTTTACACATGAAGATGAACTGGAAGATCTGGATCAAACTATTGAGGAACATCTAAAACACAAAGATCATGAGGATCTGCAGCGACTGGTGGATGAATGTGGAGGAAAGTTTCACTGTTTCAATAACAAAAAGAAAGTGAAGGGTCAAGTTGAAAAACTACTGCAGAAGATTGAAGGAATGATGGAAGAAAACCATgggatttttttaatggaacaaATGCAGAGGAACAACAGTATGGACATTCTTAATCTCAGtt TTTCAGGACAGAGTTTACCAAAAGATCCAGTCTCTGAATGA
- the LOC131535808 gene encoding uncharacterized protein LOC131535808, with amino-acid sequence MSLPVMTCRTCLASWTPEVGDLLCSGYWRGTVEFQTIYQLDIFTSFEDLKITAPGLSRQAFVKMLQQRSQQFGRHSLNGHTVVMKEKNSAALTTSLAQLAHQIQLLCLQMETENSIDSAKQRGQRNNHFFDGVFLANDKDVATFVDCVHEKTKPVHGKGICGTSTWAAARETSKKTNIKCDEEGLEVAVQWGGKNQIGAGTTIGEEVEQVNSFLSRVALTTKYMSKAARVDMITLHARGWNERKKRKKPAQVLVYTVLESPDDLRTDDPVALQHLIEGLFLGIQQKKRDLYRVTDHNKQRHKIRRRIREDKKKLFNAISQYNDLSTTTESVAVFEISGFPHLLR; translated from the exons ATGTCCCTGCCAGTTATGACTTGCAGAACATGTCTTGCATCATGGACACCTGAGGTAGGGGACCTGCTGTGTAGTGGTTACTGGCGAGGCACTGTTGAGTTTCAAACTATATACCAGCTAGACATTTTCACATCTTTTGAGGACCTGAAGATCACTGCACCTGGGCTTTCAAGACAAGCATTTGTGAAAATGTTACAACAGCGCTCACAACAATTTGGAAGG CATTCCTTGAATGGACATACTGTCGTCATGAAAGAGAAAAACTCTGCGGCATTGACCACTTCTCTTGCCCAGCTTGCACACCAGATACAGTTGCTGTGTCTGCAGATGGAAACAGAAAACTCTATAGATTCAGCAAAACAAAGGG GGCAGAGGAACAACCATTTTTTTGATGGAGTTTTTCTGGCCAATGACAAAGATGTAGCAACATTTGTTGATTGTGTTCATGAGAAGACCAAGCCA GTACATGGAAAAGGCATCTGTGGAACATCAACATGGGCTGCAGCCAGGGAGACCTCTAAGAAGACAAACATCAAATGTGATGAAGAGGGCCTAGAGGTGGCA GTGCAGTGGGGTGGCAAAAACCAAATAGGGGCAGGCACTACCATTGGTGAAGAAGTTGAACAAGTAAACAGCTTTTTGTCCCGTGTGGCTCTAACTACAAAATATATGAGTAAGGCTG CACGAGTAGATATGATCACATTGCATGCCAGAGGATGGAATGAgcgaaaaaaaagaaagaaacctGCACAAGTACTTGTCTACACGGTACTTGAAt CTCCAGATGACCTCAGAACAGATGATCCAGTGGCATTGCAACATCTGATTGAAGGACTATTCTTGGGCATCCAGCAGAAAAAGAGGGATCTGTATCGAGTAACCG aCCATAACAAACAGCGACACAAGATCCGAAGACGGATTAGAGAGGATAAGAAAAAGCTGTTTAATGCCATATCCCAGTACAATGATCTTTCAACCACCACAGAATCTgtagcagtttttgagatttcaggattcccccatttaTTAAGATAG